The bacterium genome includes the window CAATAGCCGTTGCCGAGCGTCAGCACGAGAAACGGTATCTCGACCTCGCAAAAAATATTGATACCGGACGGGTGTTCAAGCGTACAAGTTCTGTGGTCTGGCGCTGCATCAACTGCGGGTATCTTTACGAGGGGACGGAAGCTCCGGCAAAATGTGCCGCCTGTAATCACCCGCGGGATCACTTCGAGCTGCTCGGCGAAAACTGGTAATAAAACCCTGCCACAATACGTCATGGGTATATTGCACCGGTGAATATAACAGTGACTTCCGGCATCGTCATGATCAGTTTACAGAGCATTTATTCCAGATAATGGATTTCATGTATATCCACTGAAGCAACAACTTCCGGAGAAAGGAAGTGCTCATGAATGAACGTACAGGTATCATCACGTTTCAGGGAAACCCCCTGACGCTGATGGGTAATACACTCAGGGTGGGGGATAAGGCGCCGGATTTTATGGCAACGGCAAATGACATGTCGCCGGTCGAGTTTTCATCGTTTCGGGGGAAAACCGTCATTCTGTCATCGGTGCCTTCACTCGATACACCGGTATGCGATACCGAGACCCGGAGATTCAATGTCGAGGCGGGCAAGTTTGGACCCGATGTTGTTGTCCTCACCATCAGCATGGATCTTCCGTTCGCTCAGAAACGATGGTGCGCCGCAAACGGCATTTCACACGTTCAGACTGTTTCCGATTACCGTGAGACCTCATTCGGTATATCCTGCGGCATGCTTATAAAAGAGCTGAAGCTCCTTGCCAGGGCGGTATTCATCGTAGACCGTAAAGGAATCATCAGATATATCCAGCTTGTAAAAGAAGTTACCAATGAGCCGGATTACGGAGAAATTCTCGATGCACTGAAAAATCTTGCATGAAGGAGTGGAAAAATGGAAAAAAGTATCCTGCTTGTGCTGGTCGGAAACCGTCAGGAAAGCGCCATTGCTGTGCAGAAAATTCTGACAGAGATGGGATGTTTCGTCAAAACGCGGCTCGGTATCCATGACGAGACGCCTGAATCGTGCTCCAATACCGGTCTCATAATTCTCGAACTTATGGGAAAGGAAAAGGAGAAAAAGGAAGTGGTTGAAAAGCTGAAAGCTGTCAAACATGTCAGCGTGAAACTGGTCAACTTAACAGTCTGAAAATGAAGGAGATATATAATGGCGGTAAAAATGGGAATATACAAGTGTGAGCTGTGCGGCAACATTGTCGAGGTGCTCCATGAAGGCGAAGGGGAACTGGTATGCTGCGGTCAGCCGATGAAGCAGTACAAGGAAAATACGGTTGACGCCGCAAAGGAGAAGCATGTTCCGGTTATCACCAAAACGGCGAAGGGTTTCAAGGTTGCGGTCGGCAGTGTCGCCCATCCCATGGAAGACAAGCACTACATTGAATGGATCGAGCTGATCGCCGATGGTAAAGCCTACCGTCAGTTCCTCAAGCCCGGACAGGTTCCCGAAGCGGAATTCTGCATCGATGCCCAGAAAGTAACAGCCCGCGAATACTGCAATATACACGGTTTATGGAAAGCATAACAGTATCACGAGGAGGTTTTCATGCTCAGTAAAAAAATGGAAAAAGCTCTCAACGAACAAATAAATAAAGAAATGTATTCGTCCTATCTGTATTTGTCCATGGTAGCGTATTTCGAATCTCTGAATCTTCCCGGTTTTTCTCAGTGGATGCGTGTCCAGACACAGGAAGAGCTGTTTCACGGGATGAAAATATACGACCATATCAATCAGCGCGGCGGAAGGGTTGTTCTTAAGGCGATCGATGCGCCTGTGACGGAATGGGCTTCTCCGCTTGCGGCCTTTGAGGCTGCGTATGATCATGAGAAGTTCATCACGAACAGTATCAACAAACTCGTTGATCTGGCCCGTACCGAGCACGACCATGCGACCGATATTTTTCTGCAGTGGTATGTGACCGAGCAGATTGAAGAGGAGATGAATGCCGATACTATTTCCCGTCAGCTCAAACTGGCGGGCGAATCTCCCAATGCCCTCCTCATGCTCGACCGTGAGCTCGGAGCCCGTGTATTCACAATGCCGGCTCAGACCGGACAGGCATGACACCATGCATCATCGGGATATCCTGACCGGGTTATAACGCTGACCACCGGTTAAAATCGCATATCATTCAATCGGGTAATGGATCAGTCCATTACCCGGTAGTTTCAGTGAAAGGATTGGTAATCATGAAACGGAGAGAGATTATAAAAAGTTCCGCGATTCTGGCCGGTGCGGCTTTTACGGCCGGCAATGTCTATGCTGCCGATGCCCAGGGCGGCGGCGACCGTTTCGGTTCGGTGATCATTTCTCCCGACAAGGAGATGGGGAAAGAAAAGCATGTTCCGGTTATCGATGCTCCCGCCGCGGCCAAAATCGGCGAACCCTTTAACGTTACCGTGACTGTCGGGAAAGTAGTGCCTCATCCGAACACAGTCGAACACCATATCAAGTGGATCCATCTCTATGCGAAAGAGGAAGGTTCGCAGTATGCTGTCGATATTGCACGTGTGGATTTCGGCGCCACGGTCGCACAGCCTTCGATCACCGTTCCGGTCATGCTGCAGAAGGATTCAACGCTCTATGCCGTTGAGCACTGCAACATCCACGGCCTCTGGGATTACTCGGTAAAAGTGAAAGTGAGCTGAAAAGACAGCCAGTCATATCGACTGTGGAATATGACGGACGAGCGACGGGAAATCGTGCGGTAACGGCGATACATCCCGGATAAGAAAGGATTATCGGTAAGCATGCATTAATCATCCTCCTTGTTGAAAAACGGGATTATGATCAAAAGACCGTTCCATGGCCTTTCTATAAGAAGTTACGTACGAACTTATCGATATCGGCCCGGGGTTTCGTCCCCGGGCTGCATGATTCTATTGATAACCCGGAAAAATTTTGTCTATGGCCGTTTTATTTTTACGCCCCGACACTCTTCCTGTATTCATACCCGTACTTTCATCGTAATATGTATTTACAACGTTTTTTCACGCTTGTGAATGGAGCGGTTTTTTTTGTATATTTACCCGTGGAATAAGAGCGTTCAAATATCACCGGGTGAAAATCGATGGGGAGTATCATGAAAGAATCGTTTCATGCCGTACCGATAACGGAACATGTGTACTGGGTCGGTGCAATCGACTGGAATATCAGGGATTTTCATGGTTATGCGACGAACAGAGGTTCGACGTATAATGCGTATCTGGTTCTGGCCGACACCGTTACGCTTATAGACACGGTCAAGGCTCCGTTCAGGGACGAGATGATGGCCCGTATCGCTTCGGTGATCGATCTGCGGGACATCTCAGTCATCGTTTCCAATCATTCGGAGATGGATCATTCCGGGAGTCTTCCCGAGGTCATCGACATGGTGAAACCCGATCGGGTGTATGCCTCGAAGATGGGGCTTAAGGCGCTGGAATCCCATTTTCACCACGACCTGGGTGTCATTGCGGTTGAGGATGGCGGCAGTATCGGTCTGGGCTCCATGAATATGAGCTTTTACGAAACCCGTATGCTCCACTGGCCGGACAGCATGATCGGTTATCTGCCGGAAGAGAAGCTCCTGTTTTCGCAGGACGCATTCGGTATGCATCTGGCATCGACCGAGCGTTTCGCTGATATGATAAGCCCGTCCGTTCTCGAATACGAAGCGAAGAAATACTATGCAAACATACTGCTTCCGTATTCACAGCTCATTACGAAGCTTCTTGACAAGGTGGGGCAGCTCGGGCTCGATATACGGACGGTCGCTCCCGACCATGGACCCGTGTGGCGGACAGACGATGATATTCGAAAAGTCCTCGGATGGTACACCGCATGGGCAGAGCAGAAACCCGCTCCCAAAGCGGTAGTGGTGTATGATACCATGTGGAAGAGCTCCGACACCATGGCGCGGGTCATTGCGGATGGACTTACAAGCGGGGGGATCAGCGTGAAAGTGATGTCCCTCGGTTCCTTTCACCGGAGCGATGTGATAACCGAGCTTATGGATGCCGGCGCGCTCATTGTGGGCAGCCCCACGCTCAACAACAACATGTTCCCGACAGTAGCCGATGCCATGATTTACCTGAAGGGATTGAAGCCGAAAAATCTTATCGGCGCTGTTTTCGGTTCCTATGGCTGGAGCGGAGAAGCGGTGAAGCAGCTTGAGAGTCTGCTCGATGAAATGAATATCACCCGGGTCGCAGACAGTGTAAAAACACTTTATGTTCCCGATCAGGAAGCCATCGGCAGGTGTTATAATCTCGGAAAAACGGTTGCGGAAAAACTGAGAAATTTACTTGAATCATGACGAATCCTATATATGACAGGGAGGACTGTATGCGGAGATATGTCTGTGAATTGTGCGGATATATTTATGATCCATCGGTAGGGGACGAAGAGAACGGCATCGCGCCGGGGACAGAGTTCGATGACCTTCCCGATGACTGGGTATGCCCGGTCTGCGGTGCAACGAAGGAGAATTTCAGGCCGGAGTGAAAACAGGCCGGATGCCATGATAAAGCAGCAGCAAGCGTTATATGCCGGATCGGATTGTCTTGATCCGGCATTTTCCGTTTATGGTAATCTCGATGCGGATCAACGGGTCATTTCAATAAATATGACAGAACACGAATTGGACGGATTTCCGCTTATATTTTATGCATCGTTTTATAATTTGAACGGTCAATAATAGCTGAAGATAGTGTAAATAGTGTATTAAGTCTTTATTATTGTTGCGTTTTTGGTGGAATACCATAATCAATAAATGATCCGGAATACTTGATTATTCAATGGTTACATATACATAACAGAGTATTTTTTCCGTAAATCAGGGAACTTTTCAAGCTTGTTTCTTGTCATGGTGATGGTATCATGGTATATTATATTTATCAAACAGTTATTGACGGGACACGATAAAACAGGGATAATCCTTCAATCTGAAGTCGGGAAACATGGCGAAACCCGGAAAAAAAACATCCAGATTCCATAAAACGCTCATGGTGTTTTTTATCTATTTTTTACTGAGCCACACCGTTATCGTTATTGCAAGTTATGTCTTCATATCAAAGTTGTCGAAAGACCTGCCCGACCACCAGCAGTTCGAGAGAAAAATTATCAGCCAAAAGCTCAGCACGGTAATTTATTCCGACGACAATACGCTTCTGCGGACGCTCGGCGAAGAAGGAAGCAAAACATACTGGGCGTCCTTCGACCGTATCTCCCCCCACATGGTCGATGCCCTGATTGCAGCGGAGGATTCACGGTTTTACGATCATTGGGGAGTATCTCTCCCCGATATCGCACGCGCTATAGTGGCAAACCTGAGCGCGGTCAGAATCAGTTTCAGCGGTAAATTCCCGTATGTGTTGAAATTTCCTATCGTACAGGGCGCTTCCACCATTACACAGCAGCTTGCCCGGGGTATATTTCTCGATACGAAACAAACCTATACCCGAAAGCTGAAAGAACAGCTTGTCGCCTTGAAAATTGAGCATACGTATTCGAAATCGGAGATACTGGAGTTCTATCTGAACCGTATGGATTTTGGATATCCCTTCATTGGCATTCAGGCCGCGGCCCGCGGATATTTCGGTAAAAACTGCTCTGATTTGAGTATATCGGAATCGGCTATGCTCGCCGGCCTTCTCCAGAATTCCTCGCTGTATAATCCCCGCCGCGGGGAGAGATTTATGGCCCGTGCCACAGCCCGGAGAAATACGGTGCTCTTGATGATGGAGAATACCGGAAAAATATCCATGGCCGAAGCCCGTGCGGCTATGCAGAAACCGATCGAACTGGGTATTCAGACCGAGACCGATTTCGGGAAAGCGCCCTTTTTTGTCGATTACGTGAGTGATGAGCTGGATGCCAGGTACGGACGGGAGAATGTCAATACTGTCGGCATGAAGGTTGTTACGACGCTCGATTATCGCCTTCAGGAGATTGCGGAGCGTCTGCTCGATGAGCAACTCACGAAAATCCAGAAAAACTACGCCGACCATTTACGGTATCACCGTCCCGCCGGTCTTACCAATGCCCAGGCGGTCAAGGATTCACTGAGCAAGACCAAGGTTCAGGGAGCGATGTTCGCGGTCGATGTCAAGACCGGTAAAGTGCTGGTTATGATAGGCGGAAGGAAGTATGATTATTTCAACCGTGCGGTTATGGCCGAACGTCACGCCGGTTCTTCGTTCAAACCCTTTGTTTATACCGCCGCTCTCGATAACGGATGGCGGTGTTGTGATATAATACGCGATTCCTATTACAAACTTCCTAATCCCGATGGAACTTTCTGGGAACCCGAGAATTTTTCAAAGAAATTTTCCGGGCCGCTTTCTCTGCGGGACGGTCTCAAGAGGAGCGTCAACATCGTATCGATAAAACTCATGAACGATAAGGAAAACCGCGGTATCGGTCCCAATCTGGCGATAATGTATGCGCGAAAGATGGGGCTGACATCACATCTCGATCCCGTTCCGAGTCTTGCTATCGGAACCTCGCCGGTCAAGCTGAACGAAATGGTGTCGGCGTATACCATTTTCCCGAATCACGGCATTAAAACCGAGACCTTTGTCATTGATCGCATCTATGATAAAAACGGTATACTTATCTATCACCAGTCCAATGACGAAGGCGCAAAAAGAGAGGCGCTCAATCCTGCGGTTGCTTCGCTCATGCTTACCATGCTTGAAAGTGTGACCCGAGAAGGGACTGCTTCGGGTGTAATAAGGGCCAAAGGTATGAGTGACCGTCCCTGCGCCGGAAAGACCGGAACCGGTAACGACTATAAAGACGCC containing:
- a CDS encoding desulfoferrodoxin → MAVKMGIYKCELCGNIVEVLHEGEGELVCCGQPMKQYKENTVDAAKEKHVPVITKTAKGFKVAVGSVAHPMEDKHYIEWIELIADGKAYRQFLKPGQVPEAEFCIDAQKVTAREYCNIHGLWKA
- the tpx gene encoding thiol peroxidase — protein: MNERTGIITFQGNPLTLMGNTLRVGDKAPDFMATANDMSPVEFSSFRGKTVILSSVPSLDTPVCDTETRRFNVEAGKFGPDVVVLTISMDLPFAQKRWCAANGISHVQTVSDYRETSFGISCGMLIKELKLLARAVFIVDRKGIIRYIQLVKEVTNEPDYGEILDALKNLA
- a CDS encoding rubredoxin, with the protein product MRRYVCELCGYIYDPSVGDEENGIAPGTEFDDLPDDWVCPVCGATKENFRPE
- a CDS encoding FprA family A-type flavoprotein, with amino-acid sequence MKESFHAVPITEHVYWVGAIDWNIRDFHGYATNRGSTYNAYLVLADTVTLIDTVKAPFRDEMMARIASVIDLRDISVIVSNHSEMDHSGSLPEVIDMVKPDRVYASKMGLKALESHFHHDLGVIAVEDGGSIGLGSMNMSFYETRMLHWPDSMIGYLPEEKLLFSQDAFGMHLASTERFADMISPSVLEYEAKKYYANILLPYSQLITKLLDKVGQLGLDIRTVAPDHGPVWRTDDDIRKVLGWYTAWAEQKPAPKAVVVYDTMWKSSDTMARVIADGLTSGGISVKVMSLGSFHRSDVITELMDAGALIVGSPTLNNNMFPTVADAMIYLKGLKPKNLIGAVFGSYGWSGEAVKQLESLLDEMNITRVADSVKTLYVPDQEAIGRCYNLGKTVAEKLRNLLES
- a CDS encoding PBP1A family penicillin-binding protein, with the protein product MAKPGKKTSRFHKTLMVFFIYFLLSHTVIVIASYVFISKLSKDLPDHQQFERKIISQKLSTVIYSDDNTLLRTLGEEGSKTYWASFDRISPHMVDALIAAEDSRFYDHWGVSLPDIARAIVANLSAVRISFSGKFPYVLKFPIVQGASTITQQLARGIFLDTKQTYTRKLKEQLVALKIEHTYSKSEILEFYLNRMDFGYPFIGIQAAARGYFGKNCSDLSISESAMLAGLLQNSSLYNPRRGERFMARATARRNTVLLMMENTGKISMAEARAAMQKPIELGIQTETDFGKAPFFVDYVSDELDARYGRENVNTVGMKVVTTLDYRLQEIAERLLDEQLTKIQKNYADHLRYHRPAGLTNAQAVKDSLSKTKVQGAMFAVDVKTGKVLVMIGGRKYDYFNRAVMAERHAGSSFKPFVYTAALDNGWRCCDIIRDSYYKLPNPDGTFWEPENFSKKFSGPLSLRDGLKRSVNIVSIKLMNDKENRGIGPNLAIMYARKMGLTSHLDPVPSLAIGTSPVKLNEMVSAYTIFPNHGIKTETFVIDRIYDKNGILIYHQSNDEGAKREALNPAVASLMLTMLESVTREGTASGVIRAKGMSDRPCAGKTGTGNDYKDAWFIGFTPQIACGIWVGFDSEESTLGNEMYGTGATAALPVWVDFIKEASALLGYPKDRFTYSGITTQILCRSSYLRATPSCPDSSTYIEYFIPGTELTEFCNVHSPGKDLQKNHILPQSNPRRRRGF
- a CDS encoding class II SORL domain-containing protein — translated: MKRREIIKSSAILAGAAFTAGNVYAADAQGGGDRFGSVIISPDKEMGKEKHVPVIDAPAAAKIGEPFNVTVTVGKVVPHPNTVEHHIKWIHLYAKEEGSQYAVDIARVDFGATVAQPSITVPVMLQKDSTLYAVEHCNIHGLWDYSVKVKVS
- a CDS encoding ferritin, yielding MLSKKMEKALNEQINKEMYSSYLYLSMVAYFESLNLPGFSQWMRVQTQEELFHGMKIYDHINQRGGRVVLKAIDAPVTEWASPLAAFEAAYDHEKFITNSINKLVDLARTEHDHATDIFLQWYVTEQIEEEMNADTISRQLKLAGESPNALLMLDRELGARVFTMPAQTGQA